Genomic segment of Glutamicibacter sp. JL.03c:
GTCCCGGAGACCGGTTCGATCAGCACGGTGCCGCCGATCCCCGCGACGCCTTCGGCGGCCACGACCAGGTTCTCCAGCCCCAGCTCATCCTGCTCCTCAGGGGTGTAGTCCGCAAGGCGGTTGCCATACAGGGCGTTGAAGGAGGTGCATCCGGTGGCTTCGCCGATGGCGGCCACGACGGCGACGTTGTCCGTGAACTCGGAACTGCGCCCCTTCCAGGACACCAGGCCGCGATCTCCTTCGGGCATATTGCCGGCGAAGAAGTTCAGTCCGTCGAGCTTCACGCCGGCGTTCTTGAGCGACGCGATGAATTCGTCCACCTGCCGGTCCCCGGGGACGGCCTCAGCAAAGGGCCACCAGAATTCGACGCTGTCGAACCCTGCCTGGCGCGCTGCCTCTGCGCGCTGCAGCAGTGGCAATTCAGTAAGAAGAATTGAGCAATTCAGAGTGTAGGACACCGGATTCCCCTCCAAGACCAGGTTTCAAGTTTCCGCTTTGTGGAAATTATGTTTTGCTTCATGAAAACACTACGACCCGGGCGGCTGACTGTCAACCCCTGTGCACTCAACTTCTTGCAACCCTCCAGCACCTCCGGGCAAGGCCGCTGGCGCACGGCGAGAGGCAAGTAACTCTTGCTTAATATGCGAAACCTGTTTGTTAGAAATTGCGCTGGATCGAATGAACCACCCCATGGAGGTGGCGAATGAGTTGCGCCCATATTTCCGTCATATGAAATCAGTATTTTCTATTGCGGTAGGCGCGATCGGGGCTTACAGTTGACTGGAAGGTGATGCGGCACACATCTCGGAGTGCATGATACTGACTCAGGAGCAGCCATGAGCGCACAATCCCTCGGGAGTTTACTCGGGCACCCAGACTGGCAGCAGGCCCTGACCGCCCAGCCAGTGGTAGGTACCCCATCGGAGTTCTACCAGAACTTCGGCCAGCCGATCTATCCGTAGCCGGTGATCCCGTCCGCAGCGCGGACCCACGGCAAACCCACCACGAATAGATCAGCATGCCTTGCGCAGGCGGGCCGACAGCACACGAATTTCCCATCCCGGACACCGGGTGGCTTCGCCCTGCCTTCAGCATGCTCATGAGCAAAGGACCTCGCCATGAGGCAAGAACTCTCGGAGCCAAGCTCCACCGACGTACCACCGGTCGCCCCCAGCCACCAGGGGATCGACCGCTCCAATCCGCATGAACTCAGCCCCAGCCTGTACAACCAGGATCTGGCTCCAACCACCCGCAAGGGGCGCTCGTGGAATGCCTACAGCATCTTCACCCTCTGGGCCAACGACGTGCACTCGCTGGGGAATTACGCCTTCGCCATCGGCCTGTTCGCCCTGGGAATGAGCGCGGGACAGATCCTCGGTGCCCTTGCCATCGGCGCGGTGCTGCTCTTTGCCCTGCTGAATTTCTCTGGGTTCATGGGCGAAAAGACCGGCGTCCCGTTCCCGGTGATGAGCCGCATCGCCTTCGGAATCACCGGAGCCCAGATCCCGGCCCTGATCCGCGGCGCGGTGGCGATCGCCTGGTTCGGCATCCAGACCTATCTGGCGTCCCAGGTCCTTTCGGTCATGGTGATCGCCGTCGCTCCCGCGGCATCCGGACTTGAGGATTCAAGCTTCCTGGGACTGAACACCCTGGGGTGGATCTGCTTCATAGTCCTTTGGGCCATTCAGCTCGTGATCGTCAGCTACGGCATGGAGATGATCCGCAAATACGAAGCCTTCGCCGGCCCGGTGATCCTGGTGACCTTCTTGGCACTGGCCATCTGGATGCTTATCGAATCTGGCTTCAGCATCTCGTTGAGCACCGGCGAGACCAAGAGCGGTGGCGCAATGTGGGCGGCAATGTTCGGCGCTGCCGCGCTCTGGGTCTCCATTTACGGAACCTTCGTCCTGAACTTCTGCGACTTCACCCGCGGAGCGCAGTCGAAGAAATCCATCGTCAAGGGCAACTTCTTCGGCATCCCGTTGAACATGCTCTTCTTCGGAGCCATCGTCGTGGTTCTCACCGGAACGCAGTTCTCCATCAACGGCAAGGTCATCACTTCGCCGTCGGATGTTGTCGGAGCGATTCCCAACACCTTGCTGTTGCTTCTCGCCTCCGCCGCGCTTCTGGTCCTGACCATCGCAGTGAACCTGATGGCGAACTTCGTAGCTCCCACCTACGCGCTGACCAATCTCTTCCCGAAGAAACTGAACTTCCGCAGCGCCGCGATGATTTCCGGCGTGATCGGGCTGGTGATATTGCCGTGGAATCTTTACAACTCCCCGGAAATCATCAACTACTTCCTCGGCGGCCTGGGCGCATTGCTCGGCCCGCTCTTCGGCATCATCATGGCCGACTACTGGCTGATCCGCAAAGCGCGGATCAACGTCATGGACCTGTACCGCGACCACCCCGAAGGCACCTACTACTTCACCCGAGGCGTGAACTATCGCGCTGTTGGAGCTTTGGCGATCAGCTCCGCCATCGCCCTGGTGCTGGCCTTCGTTCCGGCGCTGCATGTTCTCGGGCCTTTCGCCTGGTTCCTCGGCTCCGGCGCCGGCGCGCTCGCCTACCTTGCCCTGGCCAAGCGCCAGCATGACCTGACCGACATCGACGGCGAGCCCATCGCCGTGGCTCCGACCCACTAGGAACTCATGCGAATTCTCATTCTGAACGTCAACACCACCGCGTCCATGACCCGGGCCATCGGCGATTCAGCCCGGCAGGCCGCTTCGCCAGGCACCGAAATCATCGAGCTCACCCCGGACTTCGGCGCGGACTCCTGCGAGAGCAACTTCGAGAGCTACCTCGCCGCCATCGCCGTCATGGACAAGGTGGTCCGCTACACGGAGCCTTATGACGCTGTCATCCAGGCCGGCTACGGCGAGCACGGACGTGAAGGGCTCCAGGAGCTGCTGGAGGTTCCGGTCGTGGACATCACCGAAGCCGCCGCTTCCACCGCACAGTTCCTGGGCCACAAGTACTCTGTGGTTACCACGCTGGACCGTACCGTGCCGCTGATCGAAGACCGGCTGAAGCTGGCCGGCTTGACCGATCGGCTGGCTTCCGTCCGGGCCAGCGGGCTGGGCGTACTGGAGCTGGAATCAGATCCCCAGCGCGCCGTGGCAGCCATCGTCGAGCAGTCCCGAATCGCCGTGGAGCAGGACAAGGCCGAAGTCATCTGCCTGGGCTGCGGCGGCATGGCCGAGCTGGAGGAACAGGTCCGGGAAGCCACCGGGGTGCCCATTGTCGACGGCGTCCGCGCCGCGGTGGCCATCGCCGAATCGCTGGTGCGCCTGGGGCTGACGACCTCCAAGGTGCGTACCTACGCTCCGCCGCGGCCCAAGACCGTGACCGGCTGGCCGCTGACCCAGGCGGTGGCCGCGCTCTAGCGCTACCCCGCCAAGGCCGAAGGTCCGCTTCATCCACACAGCATCAGGATGAAGCGGACCTTCCTTTGTCTCGATATCCAGGCCTGGGCAATAGCCGACGATGCCAACGGAGCGTGCGTTGTCATAGCGGGCAGCCGCTTTTTCGGCCCTGTCGAACCTGGCAGCGCCATGGCCGTTCTGCAGTCGGGTTGGGCACCGGCTGGCCCGACGCCGTTGGGCCAGCGGCCCCTGGAGATTGCGCAGGGCGCGGCTATCCGCCGGCAGCGCTCGAGGAAGTGCTCGAAGATGCATCGGCTTCCCTCCAGAGGGCCTGTTCCATGCCATCGTTTGGGACATGCGCCCCTCGGGCAGGATGCCAGTGGCGGATGCACTTGCGGGCACCGCGCCCTCCGGATTCCTCCAGAGCGCACGATGCCCGCAGACACCCGCTTCACATGCTTTTAATTCAATTGCGGAATCGCACCCCGGTTTAGCCGGCGGTGTTCTCCGGGTGGTGCTTATCATGCCAGTGGCGGGCGATGTCCACGCGGCGGGTGACCCAGATGTCCTCGTGCGACTTCACGTATTCGAGGAAGCGGCGCAGTGCCGCGGCACGGCCTGGACGCCCGACCAACCGGCAGTGCAGGCCGATTGACATCATCTTCGGCGCACCGTCCTGTCCTTCTTGGTAGAGGGTATCGAAGGTGTCCTTGAGGTAGGAGAAGAACTGGTCTCCGGAGTTGAAGCCCTGGGCGCTGGCGAAGCGCATGTCATTGGCTTCAAGGGTGTACGGGATCATCAAGAAGGGCTTTCCCTCGTCCGTGGCAACCCAGTACGGGAGGTCATCTGCATAGCTGTCCGCCGAGTAGAGGAACCCGCCCTCCTCCTGGACCAGGCGCAAGGTATTGTCCGAGGGCTTACCCTGGTACATGCCATAGGGGCGTTCACCGGCGACCTCGGTGTGCAGGCGCACGGCCTCGCGGATGTGGGTGCGCTCGACTTCCTCGGGCACGTCCTTGTATTCCAGCCAGCGGTAGCCGTGGCTGGCAATTTCCCAGCCGGCCTCGTTCATCGCGGCAACGGCTTCGGGGTTGCGGGCCATGGCGGTGGTGACGCCGTAGACGGTGACCGGCAGATCCATCTGGGTGAACATGCGGTGCAG
This window contains:
- a CDS encoding aspartate/glutamate racemase family protein; amino-acid sequence: MRILILNVNTTASMTRAIGDSARQAASPGTEIIELTPDFGADSCESNFESYLAAIAVMDKVVRYTEPYDAVIQAGYGEHGREGLQELLEVPVVDITEAAASTAQFLGHKYSVVTTLDRTVPLIEDRLKLAGLTDRLASVRASGLGVLELESDPQRAVAAIVEQSRIAVEQDKAEVICLGCGGMAELEEQVREATGVPIVDGVRAAVAIAESLVRLGLTTSKVRTYAPPRPKTVTGWPLTQAVAAL
- a CDS encoding NCS1 family nucleobase:cation symporter-1 — its product is MRQELSEPSSTDVPPVAPSHQGIDRSNPHELSPSLYNQDLAPTTRKGRSWNAYSIFTLWANDVHSLGNYAFAIGLFALGMSAGQILGALAIGAVLLFALLNFSGFMGEKTGVPFPVMSRIAFGITGAQIPALIRGAVAIAWFGIQTYLASQVLSVMVIAVAPAASGLEDSSFLGLNTLGWICFIVLWAIQLVIVSYGMEMIRKYEAFAGPVILVTFLALAIWMLIESGFSISLSTGETKSGGAMWAAMFGAAALWVSIYGTFVLNFCDFTRGAQSKKSIVKGNFFGIPLNMLFFGAIVVVLTGTQFSINGKVITSPSDVVGAIPNTLLLLLASAALLVLTIAVNLMANFVAPTYALTNLFPKKLNFRSAAMISGVIGLVILPWNLYNSPEIINYFLGGLGALLGPLFGIIMADYWLIRKARINVMDLYRDHPEGTYYFTRGVNYRAVGALAISSAIALVLAFVPALHVLGPFAWFLGSGAGALAYLALAKRQHDLTDIDGEPIAVAPTH
- the puuE gene encoding allantoinase PuuE, whose translation is MKDVIDLDSPRDLIGYGRHTPDPQWPGGAKLAVQFVVNYEEGGESNILDGDDASECLLSEIVGAAPWQGQRNLNIESIYEYGSRAGFWRLHRMFTQMDLPVTVYGVTTAMARNPEAVAAMNEAGWEIASHGYRWLEYKDVPEEVERTHIREAVRLHTEVAGERPYGMYQGKPSDNTLRLVQEEGGFLYSADSYADDLPYWVATDEGKPFLMIPYTLEANDMRFASAQGFNSGDQFFSYLKDTFDTLYQEGQDGAPKMMSIGLHCRLVGRPGRAAALRRFLEYVKSHEDIWVTRRVDIARHWHDKHHPENTAG
- a CDS encoding hydroxypyruvate isomerase family protein → MSYTLNCSILLTELPLLQRAEAARQAGFDSVEFWWPFAEAVPGDRQVDEFIASLKNAGVKLDGLNFFAGNMPEGDRGLVSWKGRSSEFTDNVAVVAAIGEATGCTSFNALYGNRLADYTPEEQDELGLENLVVAAEGVAGIGGTVLIEPVSGTEAYPLKTAADALAIVDAVKAEGQGNIALLADFYHLAVNGDDVAAVIEDHAKDFGHIQIADAPGRGAPGTGNLPLFDWISRSRELGYIGKVALEYKQDQATAFEWLKTASASA